TTATGAAACATGGTAATATTTTGTTGTCTTAAGAATCAGGTTTGTTTAAGTAAACTTAATGAATTAAGTTTACTTAAACAAATCTGAATTAAaggaattattttatattaaaatcatattatttttgaaattgaaaaattgataattatttctattttattatttaatttaaattttttattacatactaatttaagtttgtaataaaaaatcgAATGTTATTGGAatactgtttattaaataataaattctttttataatgcAGGTGGAATTGTAAAAGATCCTTGCAATTGTTGTGACGTCTGTGCTAAAACTTTGGATGAAGAATGCGGTGGACCATTTGGAATTTTTGGAAAATGTGATAGTCATCTTGAATGCGTTAAACAACCGATAGAAATTGATATACGTAATGCACGAGGAAAATGTAGGTAAAATTTAGGTTATAACAGGTGCAAATTAAAGGTACCTTCTGTGCGTGTATGTGAGGAATATAGATGTTTTCTTTTCTAGGTCGTCCAATATGTACACAAGTATGCCTGAGTTATTGTGAAAACGGAAATATTGTTGACAGAAACGGATGTCCAACTTGTCaatgtaaaactaaataaaagatattaaaaccaatataaagttttataattcattttttatgaaagtttattaattattgaattataagtaaatattgTACGaagagcaaatattttaaaatttatactttatagtgaataaaattaaaaatactttgctCACAGCAACTCTTTTTAATTCgcgtaatagttttttaattaaaaatcaaacagtTTAATATATATGGTAGAGCAAAAAAACATATCTAGATATATAATACATAGATAGATATCTATCGTCTTAGATATGAAAGTTAAACTTTCATAGCTAAactttataagtaatttttcttAACTAAATTGGCTTCTTCCAAAAAACAGTTATTGACAAAAAACTGAAGTAAAGAAATTTCGTGGATTCTATGGAGcacacaatttatttattttatacagttgttgaatttttttacacttattaattaaatttaattacgcATCTGCTCCTTATGTAAATATGAGCAATCTacgtaaattaatattttaaagaaacaattaaatacttttcttAGTCAATGAAGGAAGATTCACACAGTcgcaaataaaaaacatgagcAACTTTATactagaattttaaaaacaaaatttggtGACTTATCATTATGTAAACCATTATTTATGAAAGGAACCATcccgtgaaaaaaaaaaacagactaatcctattaaatacttaatatgtTTTACTAGTAAAACTTACGAAGTTCATGAGGCGTGCTCAATAGGAACTTAGTTGTATAAGCAGGTTTTATTCGGAACTTTGTTGGAATACTCAAGATTTTATTTGGTGATTAGCCGTGTAAGCAAGTTTTAGTCAGTACTTGGTAGgagaactttatgtttttatttggcgtttaattgaattatttgtgttttaaaGAATACgtagtttaattagttttgttaaatatttacaagataaattaaattactttaaagacTGCATAGATTATTTTTCCAAGAGATATGTGTTAAAGCCcatatcttaaaaaaagattagaaaaaacaaacaacctAATTCAAATACTATAGTAATTGGGGAGACCAAACTTACCCCCTTCTAACCTAACTAACTTTCCCCAGCTGACCGAACTAACTATACCGCTACTGCTAACTAAGTTGGCAGCAAGGGTAAGTTGATGAACTGCGTTTATCTTCAAAGCCTTTCGTCAGAAAGTGACAAATATTACACAGAATCTTCCTAATTGATTATTTCATCATtcactataatatttttaggattCTCATATGCGCATGGGAAATTTTAGGATTTATGtgctttttggaaaaaaaaaacgttttggaACATCTcttcctttttactttacaaagaaaataattaatcgtatgaaaaaaattattgtaaaaattttagtcACAATTGGTTTACTACTTCCGGTCAGATATTTTTCAATAGTTGCCGTTTTTCAAGATCTTTTAGGATAgattgtttattgaaaaaaaggctTTTGGGGTATATTGGCAAAATTTTTACTGGGTGAGTTTGCTCAAAGCATTTACTAGggaaattatatacatttttataaaattatttttttttttttttaattttaacaatattgaaaaaatttctttttggttttttttatacagataAAAAATGGGTTACTTTGTTGGCTGTTATACGTACTAATATTTGGTACCAGCTTGgtactattaaatttttggcTAAATattgtttccaaaaaaaatagtaaaaaagtttctaCAAATTTTGCACTTAATAGTGTGTGCCAACTTTCCCAGGGTGGggtaagcttttttttttgaggcgCCAGAAGGGTccatagaaaatttttaaaataaaaaaaagttaaaaatgttacctAAATTCATACTCTTCAAGACTGcgctttaatattttcaaaaacttttgccAAAGAGTGAAAACAGAGGCAACTATCCCGTTCTCCCCTACATTATACTGCTACTAATTTAACTTGTTGCATAAGCAATAAAGacgcttatttataaaaatattataaaaataacaaataaagaaatgttAGCTTTTtcgaacattaaaaaaactacaataaataTCGATGGCCAGTTATTTAGTAATTTCGAAAATGGCAATGGAAAAATTCCACCCAtattaccattattaaatttatcttcattttttattcaacctTAATTGTAACTACaatgaaatttacaaaaataattatgtaattCGACAACTTAGTAACCACtactattttacaataaaaaaacttattccaTTTACCATATTTGTAGAATGGTGAAAAGcttttcattatcatttttcCATAGCTAAAATAATCgtaatttttcaagaaaaaatctaaaaaataaaaatctaagtGTAtcgcaaaatgaaaaaaataagaataattataaaagatttcTAATAAGTGTTCATTgcattttcttaaaaatgtatatgtCTATCATATTTAGAGGTATGTCTAATATACCTGACTTCTATAACTGCATTTAAGTAGTAATTTGATAGAGGCCAATAGAAAATTCccaccaaaatattttatttgacttCATCGTTTATTCAACCAAACCGTATTTGTagtgaaatatataaaaacattattgtaATTCGATAacttagtaaatatattttacttcaaAGTGAACCAGGTATATAAACATCTTGTCGtcaattttttgtcattaaaacataaattatttgcaaatattgtagttttgctaAAGTAGATGTAAAAGGGGGGTTTCACATCACCACATAATATCTCAAGAGGTCTCACTCTCTTTaagctcaatttttttttttgagctaaaaatatttttataggaCATGGTTTTGATATCCAGTCCACTCAGTCTCAACAATATCTTATTTACCCCGAAGTttgactaaaattttattgatgatgtTGAAATAAAAGATGTAAAGCAGCAAAGTTCTTAGGTGTTTTCTTAATTTCATCAAGAAAACACCGAAGAACTTTGCCACATCACATGGAAAACGCATATCGGCTACATTGGTACAGAAATTTctaaagatattgaaaatttatataaaaccagaACATATTTATGTGAAAAAAGTCTAACTCAATTTTATTACTCATTAATTCATAGTTATTTAAGTTTTGCTAATGTTGCATGTGGaagcactgaaaaaagtaagttgaAACACCTTTATTGCAATCAGAAACATGCgatctatttaataaattttgcggaCCGATACACTCatttcaaaccattttttattgaaatgaaagttcaatgttttcaatgttttgtgCTTTGTGTATATGTTTAAtcagttttgtataaaaatatcttgcACCCTATATTTgggataaaattgttttgtccaATATCGACATGCGTTTTACTTTtcccattttaaaatatgtactgaaaaattaaattatctcAATGGATGATGttgtaaggtttttttaattgtaattttatattttctttacaacttttaatgttaattacgttttatatttttgattatgttttgaTGTAGTTTATATACACACGCTTGTAAAAGGTTCTCATGATATGATCAgtacgatcttctttcagaaaccttgtttgtgaaagtaatttatttactacgacaacaaatataaactaaaaataaaattttgttgattGGATTTTATTAGTATGATGATGGCATCAAAATGAGACAGTGAAAATTTGGACTTGGTTATTTTTAggcaacttttaaaagtaaatattgtgTTTAAGCTTTTCATTAAATAACTCTCGGTAAATATAGAAagtgcaaaaattaaaaaaattttgaagtaaacttttttattgatttatttttaaaaatttggtttattagttaaatttactGCCGGTCTGTGTCCTTTAACCAACCAagaagacattttttatttgtaaaatgttttttttagtatagtATGAAGCTTTAGGAGTAATGTCAAACGGCGCCACTTCTAAATTAGAGATGGGTTATATATAGTCATTATGTATGATAGATCCGATTGAAGCTAAGGGCTAAACTTCCATGACCCCCCTCCTCACCACTACCACCACCACCTAAAATTAT
This genomic interval from Hydra vulgaris chromosome 01, alternate assembly HydraT2T_AEP contains the following:
- the LOC101234389 gene encoding venom protein 302 isoform X2; the encoded protein is MGRFILTLCFFYSIFEFSTALTCVGCDKRVCLAPVCKGGIVKDPCNCCDVCAKTLDEECGGPFGIFGKCDSHLECVKQPIEIDIRNARGKCRPICTQVCLSYCENGNIVDRNGCPTCQCKTK